The sequence GTATCTTTGCAAacacattttataaaatagacAAACTTGCAATGCTTAAATGAAGTTTATACAGAGTTTAAAAGACAGAAAGAGATCAATCAACAGATTCTTGCTTGAGTTCAAAGTCTATTTCTTGTAGCAGCGATCTAACGTCCTTCGCCTCCAACTCGTCCTCGACCTCGACTCTGAAGAATCTACGGTGAACTTCCTTGAGTAACTTCAAAACATTCGCCAATCCACCGTTGCTTTCACTCTCGTCTGTCTTCTCCTCAGAGTAAGGCTTTGACTTTTGGACTTTGAGTCTGAAATAGGAGTACTTGCTAATATCAACTAGGTTACTCTTGTGATAAGGCCAAACTTTACGCGTATCATCCACAATCACCACCCCACGCTCCTCagccaaaaccaaaccaagcgTCTTCATATGAGGACTCTCGTCTTTTGTTATCACTCTATCCCCAAAATAGAGTATCTTCGGATCAATCACCTCCAAAATATGCTTAGCGTATACGCGACTACCCTTTGTGTAAACATACATGGTGAACATCTCGTTGGCTTCTTTCAAGAAGTCGCGAACAAAAGGCCTTAGCTTTGTCAAAAATTCAATGGGATCTCCTGAGTCTTTGATTTTCCATAGATCGTCCCTCTTCATTGAACCTGCTTCTTCGAGTAGATACTTCTCTGCTTCGGAGAGACGAGGAACCTCTTTAGTGTGGAGAAGCGTGTGGTCCAAGTCGAGTACAAGGTGAAGCTTCTTCTCGTTGAGACAAGATGATTTCGTTGTTAAGCACTTGGTTAACGCCACAGCTTCGTGGCTTAGCTGTAAACCTTGGAAAATATAATCGAACGCTCGGCCTTGCCTTTTGTCAACTGTTGATTTGCAGGCGATGCAGATTCCATGAAGTGCGTACCAGTGACCACAGCTACTAGAAGAGGATAACGATAACGGTGACTCGTTGATCTTTGGTTCGATCTTTCGCCTTTTGGCTTGTGGTTCCGAAGAATGCTTTTCAACAACGGACATGATTGATTGCATAACCTAGCTTTGAGAGATcgatgagagaaaaagagagttgaATTTGATGTTCAGAAACCTAGAGAGATCGAGGAGAGAAAAATAGATTGAGGTTTTATAGGGAGATAGAGACCGTCACTAATAATTATGGAAAATTGGAAATCCCTGATGTTTGTTTATCTATCTGCTAAATGACTATAATATCCTTTTTCTACGCGTTTTCTGTTTATTGGGTACTTCACctcaaaacaaatttaagagACTTTTACTAGATTaatggaaaattggaaataaatgttttcttttcgTATACTAGCTACCAGATTAATATGTAAAGTCTAAATGTGTtactatataaaacaaaagttcaTAGCCCTATcaaaaaagagtatatatatatatata comes from Camelina sativa cultivar DH55 chromosome 19, Cs, whole genome shotgun sequence and encodes:
- the LOC109130745 gene encoding RNA polymerase II C-terminal domain phosphatase-like 4; the encoded protein is MQSIMSVVEKHSSEPQAKRRKIEPKINESPLSLSSSSSCGHWYALHGICIACKSTVDKRQGRAFDYIFQGLQLSHEAVALTKCLTTKSSCLNEKKLHLVLDLDHTLLHTKEVPRLSEAEKYLLEEAGSMKRDDLWKIKDSGDPIEFLTKLRPFVRDFLKEANEMFTMYVYTKGSRVYAKHILEVIDPKILYFGDRVITKDESPHMKTLGLVLAEERGVVIVDDTRKVWPYHKSNLVDISKYSYFRLKVQKSKPYSEEKTDESESNGGLANVLKLLKEVHRRFFRVEVEDELEAKDVRSLLQEIDFELKQESVD